DNA sequence from the Ruminococcus albus 7 = DSM 20455 genome:
GCAGAAAAGGAGTGAGAACTGATTGTCAAAAAAGAGAAAAAACGGCGTTCAGGCACTTATCGGCCTTGAACGCTTTACTCGATACGGAGTAAAAACTGATAAAGCTGAGATCGTTATGTTTGCAGTCGAACCGACTAATATCTCCGTGCTTTCTGCGTCAAATATAGATACAAAGATCCACAGCCTGATGCTTGTTCTGTCGGTCATACCTGACCTTGAACTTATCGCTTCAGACAGTGCCGAACGTTTTGACGATAGGTTACACTCCTTTAGAGGATCTGAAACTAAACAACAAATCAGATAAAGATACAGACGGCGACGGTATCCCCGATTATCTTGAATTATCTGAATATGATCTTGGCACATTTGACAATACTACCGGAGACTATAAACCGGCTAATTACGGTCATTATTTTAATTTGGCTTCAAATATTGGCATTCTTGTAAGCGGTTCAGTCGGCGATAAAATAATGAATACCTATACCTCGTCATTCCGTTCACATCCATTTAATAGGAATAGCGATGATGATGACTATACAGATGATGAGGATGGTACACCTGAAGAAGAGAATGAAGATCTGATTGAAATATTATCATTGGTTGATAATACGTGCATGTGGGAGTCAGGCTGGTTTAAGGAATACTATGAATCAAAAGGTAAAAAATGCAGAATTCGCTATTTTAATGGATATGATACATTTATTCTACAGTGGAATCGTATAGGTGGCAGCGATGATGGTTCCTACGACTATTACTACAATGTAACTGATGTTATTTTAATATCACATGGAAACCCTGGTTATTTTCTTCTTGGTAACAATGTGGCTCTTACTTCTAAAAACACCAGAGACGGTGTAAATTTTCATCGAATCGAAGACATCGATGACTGTAGACAATTCGATAATTTAGAAATGATGATATGCTCTAGCGATTGTGTTCCTGATGAAGATGGTTATACTAAAAGCACCGCAGAAGCGTTCTTTGACCATTTTCGCAGCATAAACAGAGTATTCGCATTTGATTGCACTAGTTGCCTTGTAAGTGGTTATGACTATCCGGTTTGGGCAGGAGCTGTCATGTATTTTCCAGTCATACCTTATGTCCCACCTCTTGAACCAAGTTTAAATGATCCACAAATGCTAATTTGTTTGAGCACTTCGAGCTGTAAAGGTCAGGTTTTATATGAACGAGGTAAGGATAAAAATAGTGACTTGTACGATGGGTTAGATGATGTTCAAATAGAAGTCTATTATACGAAAATGTATACAACCGGTTATGGTGCAGAATTAGGAGAAATTCATATGGATCCAGCTTGTGTATGCCGTTTCGTCAGAGCCATCTGCACGGACTTTGAGAGCCACTTTCACGGAGTAAAGAGCCACTTGTGATAAACGCCATTCTCGAACTAGGTTCGTTCGCATTTATTCCACAGTCCACTTGACAGCAAGCCTCTATGAGTGCGGTAGTCCGGCAGCACAGGCAGGCAGCCACGAGGGCTGCTGCCTGGCCACCAGCCTACCACACTCATACTCACTGTCAAGCGGCTTTTGCGGTGTATATACCGCTCCGACTACCACAGCTGCACGGACATTTTGCCCACGCTTGCCGCAGACTGCCCACGGGCACTGCACGGCAAAATATGATATACTTGATATGGCACGTCAATGACGTGACTACATATCAAGGAGGTCTATCATATGGTGGACTACAAAGAGATACTCAGGCTTACCAGTATTATTCAGGGACAGGGGACCATTCCGAGAGATGAGTCAGACCGAAATATCAGTTATAACAAGGCTTCTATCCCGACGTATAAACTCGTTAAGGAAAACGACTTTATTATGCATCTTCGTCCGTTCGAATGGGGACTGGAGATTGCTACAAGGGAAGGCATTGTCAGCCCTGCATACACGATTTTGAGAAACAAGGTTGAACTGGTTCCAGAGTTCTATCGGTATTATTTCAGGTCTTCAAGCTTTATTGTGGAAAAGCTGACAGGGATTACCGAAGGTATCCGTGATGGACGTTCCATCAATATGGATGACTTCTGGCTCTTAGAGATTCCTTACCCGTCTATTCCAGAACAGAGAAAAATCGGTCAGTTCATGGACCTGATAAACAGGCAGATACAGATTGAAAAGGATAAGCTGCAAGCCATCAAGTTGGTAAAGAAAGGTCTGCTTCAGCAGATGTTTGTGTGAGGTAATGGCATGAGGAATACAACGACCTTCAAAGA
Encoded proteins:
- a CDS encoding restriction endonuclease subunit S; amino-acid sequence: MVDYKEILRLTSIIQGQGTIPRDESDRNISYNKASIPTYKLVKENDFIMHLRPFEWGLEIATREGIVSPAYTILRNKVELVPEFYRYYFRSSSFIVEKLTGITEGIRDGRSINMDDFWLLEIPYPSIPEQRKIGQFMDLINRQIQIEKDKLQAIKLVKKGLLQQMFV